Within Caulobacter segnis, the genomic segment CCAGCACCTGGGGCTTGGTCCAACCGGCGATCGCCAAGCGCACGACGACCTGCTCCTACGATCGCGCCGGCATCGGCTTCAGCGACCCGGCGAGGCGGGCCAGCTCGGCCAGCAACATCGCCGACGACCTGCATCGGCTGCTGGCGAAGGCCGGACTGAAGGGGCCGTACGTTCTGGTCGGTCACTCGTACGGCGGGCTGACCAGCCAGCTCTACGCCAGCCGCTATCCCAAGGACGTCGCCGCGTTCGTCGGCGTGGATCCGGCCAACGAGCGCCAGATCGACGCCGCCCGGCAGGCCTTCCCGAAGTTCGAGACCGAGCTCCTGCAACCGGCGCTGGCTCGCAAGCGCGCCTGCGTCCTCAAGGTCGAACAAGGATTGGCGGACGCCGCTTGCATCGACAAGCCCGATCCCCGCATGGGCGAGGCGCTCAACGCCGTCCACGCCGAGCTCCATCGCAAGCCGGCCTACCAGCGGGCGGCGGCTTCCGAATTCGAGAGCATGCGCAGCGGACTTAGCGGCTCGCAACTGGCCGCCGAGATCGGCTCGTTCGGGTCCATGCCGCTGATCGTGCTGACGCGGCCGAAGGACACGGTCCCGTTGGGCGCGAACGAGACGGAGCAGACCCGCGCCATCCTCTGGGCCAATTGGACGACGATGCACGACGCCCTCGCCGCGCGTTCGACACGCGGCGAGAACCGCAACGTGCCGGCGACCGGCCACTACATCCAGCTCGATCAGCCGCAGGCCGTCATCGACGCGATCGATGATGTGCTGGATCGGCTGAAGAGCGATCCGAGCCGGTTGCGGAAATGAGCACTGCGCCCCGCCCGTCGGGTGAGAGAAAGAAAAGGCGGGCTCAACGCGGAGCCCGCCCATGCAGTTTGGCTGAAAATCCCAGTCCCTAGAACTTCGCCTTCACCGCCAGGAAGAACCGACGGCCGAGCACGTCGTAGGTCGACGGATCGGTGTTGGCCTGGACGTAGGAGTAGAAGTAGGGCGGCTGCTTGTTGGTCAGGTTGGTGACGCCGCCGCGGATCGAATAGGTGTCGGTGATCTTCCACGTCGCGTTCAGGTCGTAGTAGTTCACCGCGCCGATCTTCTCGCTGGCGTCGGACGCGTCGACCATGTCGCCGATGTAGCGCCAGCGGGCGCCGACCTCCACCGGACCGATCAGATAGCTGACCGAGGTGGCGTACTTCCATTCCGGGTGCGAGACCGCGGTCGAGCTGATCTGGGTGTTGCCGATCGTGCCCTTCAGCTCCGCGAACGCCTCGCCCGGCAGGCTCTGGACCTTGAAGCTGTCGAGATAGGACCCGATCACATTGACCTTGATCGCGCCGTAACGGTCGTCCAGTCCCACCGCGCCAAGGCCGAAGCCCCAGTCGACCTGGAAGTCCACGCCCGAGGTCTTGTACTCGGCCAGGTTCAGGTTGGTCAGGGTCAGGGTGTCGATCTCGCCGGTCGAGCTGCTGCGCACGAACAGGCTGCAATAGTAGTTCGAGGCCGAACCCGAGGGGTTGCCCTCGGCCGAGTAGCACTTGTCCAGGGCGGTGCTGGCGTCGATCGTGCCGATCGCGTCCTTCACGTCGATCGAGTAGTAGTCGACCGACATCGACAGGCGTTCTAGCAGCGGGTGGTTGAACCGAGGCGTCCAGACCAGGCCGGCGTTGAAGGTGTTGGCCTTCTCTTCCTTCAGGTCGGGGTTGCCGCCGGTCAGCGCGTTCACCTGGGTGTTGGCGTAGGTGTAGCTGTCGATGATCGCGGTCGGCACGCCCTGGGCCAGGCACAGCGCCCGGACCGTGGCGGCGTTGGAGCCCGCCCGGTAGGTGCTATCATAGGCGCAGGGGTCCTCGCTGATCGACGGATAGTCCTGGTTCTGCGGCGAGTAGAGTTCGCCGATCGACGGGGCGCGCACGGCGCGCTGGTATCCGCCGCGCAGGCGCAGGCCTTCGACCACTTCCCAATTGCCGTCCAGCTTGTAGGCGCTGACCTTGCCGACGGTGTTGTAGTCCGACAGGCGGTAGCCGGCGTCCAGGTTCAGGGCCTTGATGAACGGCAGGTCCTTGAGCACCGGAACCGCCAGCTCGCCGTACAGCTCCTTGACGTTGGTCGAGGCGTCGATGGCGTCCTGGGCGTTGAAGCCGACCACGTCGCCGGTCGACAGCAGGCTGTCGGGCTCGAACAGATAGGTGTCGCGCTTGTAGCTGGCGCCGAAGGCGCCGCGCACTTCACCGGCCGGGAGGTTGAACAAGCCGCCCTGGAAGTTGGCTTCGACCACCTGCTGTTCGGCCACCGTGCGGTTCTTGGTCTGGCGCGAGATATACGACAGGCACGAGGCCGAGATCGCCTGCAGGCCGAACGGGTCATAGCCGCCGTCGCACAGGCTGGCGCCGCCGTCGGCCGCGTTGAGCAGCGTCTGGACGGCCGAGTGGCTGACATTGCCCGACTGGGTCTCGTTCTGCTCCGAGCGGCCGTAGGACGCGTAGACGTCGTACGTCCAGTCCTTAAAGCCGGTGTCGCCGCGCACGCCGCCGGCGATCTGGAACACGTTGAACGTGGTCTCCGAGACGCGCGGGCCGACGTCTGTGAAGCGCTTGCGCAGCAGGAAGTTGGCGGTCGGGTCGGCGCGGCTGGCCAACAGCGCGGCCAGGTCGTCGGAGATGAACGGGTTGGTCACCGGCACGCTGAAGCCGGTGCTGCTGGCGGCCGGGGCGGGCGCCAGGACCGTGCGCGAGTCATAGTGGGTGAAGTTGAACGAGCCGTAGAACTGGGCGTGTTCGTTGATCTGGTAGTCGGTGGCGGCGTAGGCGGTGTAGCGCGTCAGCGGCAGTTGCAGCAGGTTCAGAGCGCCGGTGTTGTAGGTGCCATTGACCGGGATCGTCGAATAGTCGATCGCCGTCGAGCCCTTGTAGTTGACCCCGTTGTAGAACAGCGTCCCGTCGTTGTTGAAGCCGAGGTTGGCGCTGGCCTTCACCGAGCCGGCCGTATAGCCGTACTTGGCGAAGACGGCGTCGACGGCGCTCTGGCTGGGCAGGTTGGTCCCGGTGGCGTCGTAGCGGCCATAGGGCGTCGTCGAGGACGCGCCCGAGATCTTCGAGAAGTCGCGCGAGGCGTTGAAGACCTCGCCGCGCTCGGAATAGCCCAGCGACAGGACCGCGTGGCCGCGCCCTTCCGCGTAGTGGCCGCCGGCCGTGACCGACAGGGCCTTTTCGCGACCATCGCCTTCCTCGGTGACGCCGTACTGAGCGTCCATCTGCAGGCCGTTGAAGGTGTTGTTGAGCTTGAAGTTCACCACCCCGGCCATGGCGTCCGAACCGTAGGTCGCCGAGGCGCCGCCGGTGATCACCTCGATGTTCTGGATCAGGGCCGAGGGGATGATGTTGATGTCGACCGTGCCGTTCGCATTGGACGGCACCACCCGGTGGCCGTCCAGCAGCACCATCGTCCGGGCGGTCCCCATGCCGCGCAGGTCGATATTGGCCTGGCCGCCGTTCGACGGATTGTTCGACGTGCTGCTCACCGACGGCACGAATTGCGGCATCTGGTTAAGCAGGGTGTCGACCGTCACCGAGCCCAGCTTTTCGATGTCGTCCTTGCCGACCGTCACGATCGGGCTGTTCGAAGCATAGTCACGACGAACGATGCGCGAGCCGGTGACGACGATCTCTTCGACCGCGGCGGAGGTGTCTTTATCAGTATTGTCGGTCTGCGCCTGTGCAACCGGCGGCGCGGCGCTCAGCAAAAGAATGAGGGCGGACGCGCTCCCCAAATAATGGATCTTTGGCATATAGACATTCCCCTTGGTCGCCACCCGTCGAAAGGTGACGAAAATTCAGCGAAACCGTGTTCGCGATGGGCAATGGCTATGAAGCGACTGTGGCCCGTTTGTGGGCCTTTATTCCCTGAAGATCTGTCTTTGTCCGGCGCTTTGTCGCGGATTGCTATGCAGCGTTATAATCAGCTAGAATTTATGCGGGCGGGAAGTCTTTCGATAGTTTGGCGCAAAAGTGGGGAATTTCCTTTCGTGCAATCGGCGATTTTGGGAATTTTAATCGTGGCCTATCAGCCACGGTCTGTCGTCGAATTGTCGTGAGATGAGACCGCGCGAACGACCACGCTTCGAAGCGTGGTCGTGAGTCTCATCGGCCGCTTGTTGGCGGAGTCGTCTAGCCCTCGACGAACTTCGGGATTGGCCCGACCTGCGGGGTCTGGTCCGGCAGTTCCACGAACACCTCGTCGACGAAGCACCAGCCCCAGCCTTCCGGCGGGTCATAGCCCTCGATGATCGGGTGCTTGGTCGCGCGGAAGTGGGCAGTGGCGTGCCGGCTGGGACTGTCGTCGCAGCAGCCGACGTGGCCGCAGGTCCGGCACAGGCGCAGGTGGACCCACCAGCCGCCGGACTTCAGGCATTCCTCGCAGCCCTTCGTGCCGGGCGTGACCAGGCGGATGGCGTCTCCGTGCATGCAGGTCATGTCGGTTTCCTTCAGGCTTCGGCCAGATAGGCATGGATGGCGGCGACCGCCTGGGCGCCTTCGCCGATGGCGGCGCCGACGCGCTTGACCGAGCCGGCCCGGACGTCGCCGATCGCGTATACGCCCTTGCGGCTGGTCTGCAGTAGCGGGTGGCCGGGAGCCAGATCCGTCCCGGTGCGGACGAAGCCGTGATTGTCAAGCTCGACATGGCAGTGGGTCAGCCACGCGGTGTTGGGTGCGGCGCCGATGAACAGGAAGAGGTGGCTGATCGCCTGGGTGGTCTCAACGCCGTTCGGGCCGCGCCAACGGATGGCCGACAGCTGGCCGCTCTTGCCTTCGGCGTCCTCGCCCTCCAGGTCGACGACCTGGCTCTTCACCACCACCTCGATGTTCGGCGTGCTCTCGATGCGGTCGATCAGGTAGCGCGACATGGTCGCCGCCAAGCTTTCGCCGCGCACGATCATCCAGACCTTCTTGACCTGGCTGGCCAGGTAGACGGCCGCTTGGCCCGCCGAATTGCCGGCGCCGACGAGGGCGACTTCCTGGCCGGCGCACAGCTTGGCCTCCAGCGGCGAGGCCCAGTAGTGGACGCAGGCGCCTTCGAAGCGGTCCAGGTTCTCGACCTCCAGCCGGCGATAGCGGGCGCCGCTGGCGATGACCACCGTCTTGGCCTGGGCCGTCTCGCCGCTGGCGAGGGCCAGGCGATAGCGATGCTTGCCGTCGTCCTCGCAGACCAGCGAGGCGACCTCGTCGGGAATGGCCAGCTCGGCCCCGAACTTCTGGGCCTGGCCGTAGGCGCGGCCCATCAGGGCCATGCCGGTGATCCCGGTCGGAAAGCCCAGATAGTTCTCGATCCGCGCCGAGGCGCCGGCCTGGCCGCCGAAGGCGCGCGTGTCCAGCACCAACACCGACAGGCCCTCGGACGCGGCGTAGACGGCGGTGGACAGGCCCGCCGGGCCCGCGCCGACGACGGCGACGTCATAGATGCGGTCGGAGTCGATCGGGCCGACCAGGCCGATGCAGCGGCCCAACTGATGATTGGTCGGCTGGCGCAGGATCTGGCCGTTCGGGCACAGCACGATCGGCAACTCGCTCTCGTCGACCTCGAAGCGCTGGATCAGCACCTTGGCGCAGTCCATCTGGTCGGGATCCAGCTGCTGGAAGGGGTGGCCGTTGCGAGCCAGGAAGCCGGACAGGCGGATGACCTCGGCGTCCGCCTCGCGCCCGACGATGATCGGACCGCCGGCGCCGGTCTCGATCAGGCTGACCCGGCGCAGAATCAGGGCGCGCATGATCCGCTCGCCGAGCTCGGCCTCGGCGACCAGCACGGCGCGCAGGCGCTCGGGAGCGATTAGCAGGGCCTCGACGGCGGTGATGGCGGTGACGTCGACCAGCGACGGGCGGCCCGACAGCTGGGCGATCTCGCCGATGAACTGGCCGGCGGCGTGCTCCACGATCGGCTGGCGATCGTCGTGAGCGTCGCGGCGGCTGATCGCCACCCGGCCGGCCAGGACCACGAACAGGCCGGGCGAGGGGACGCCGGCCGTGGCCAGGGCCGCGCCGGCCTCGGCGTGGATGACCTGGCCAAAGCGGCGCAGGCGGTCGATCTCGGCCGGTTCCAGCCGGGGAAACATCTGGGCGCGTCGGGTGTCGAAGGTTGTGCCTGCCATGACCGGAGATTGCGCCAGGATCGCGCGGCGGTCACCCGTTGAACGATGACGGTTTTGAACATTCCTGTCGTTACGTCACCGGCTGTACCGCTCGGCGCCTCGGGAGTAGGCTTCCGGCCATGTCGCGTTCCCCCTCAGAAAGACGTTCGGCCGTGCAATGGCGCGCCGGGCGCGCCCCGGAGACCCTCGCCCGCGACCTGCCGCGCGAGATCGCCGTGGGCCTGTCGTTCGACGGCCGTCCGCACACGGTGCTGATGGCCACGCCTCGGGATCTGGAGGAACTGGCCCTGGGCTTTGTGGTCACCGAGGCGGTGGCCCGGGCGTCCGACGTCCTCGAGATCACGACGAAGGAAGAAGAGCAGGGAATCCTGGTCGACGTCCGCCTCGCGCCAGGCGTGGTCGGCAAGAAGGCCCGACCGCGCAATCTGGAAGGCCGCTCCAGCTGCGGGCTGTGCGGCGTGCAGCGCCTGGCCGACGCGGTGCGGCCGCTGCCGGTGCTGGGCCAGGGCGTCCGGATCCGACACCAGGCGATCCCGCGCGCCCTCGCGGCGCTGGAGCAAGAACAGAGCCTGGGCCGCCTGACTCGCGCCACCCACGCCGCCGCCTTCTTCGACGCGGACGGGGCGCTGGTTCTGGTCCGCGAGGACGTCGGCCGCCACAACGCGCTGGACAAGCTGGCCGGCGCCATGGCCCGCGAGGGGCATGACGCGGCGGCCGGCTTCGTCGTGGTCACCAGCCGCTGCTCGTTCGAGATGGTCGAGAAGGCGGCGCGGATGGGCTGCCCGATCCTGGTCGCGGTCTCGGCCCCGACCGAGCTGGCCATCGCCAAGGCCGAAGAGGCCAACCTGACCCTGGTGGCCCTGGCCCGCGCCGATGGTCACGCGGTGTTCGCCGGCGGCGAGCGCCTTGTCGAATCTGAGCTGGAGCCGGCCTGATGTCCGATCCGAAGGTCCCGGGCGTCCGCCCGTATCACCAGCCGGCCGGTGGCTGGGGCGCGCTGAAGGCGGTGGCCGGCGCGCTGGTCGACCAGGAGACGGTTGTCGAAGGCGGCAAGACCCTGATGCGGGCCAATCAGCCCGAGGGCTTCGACTGCCCCGGCTGCGCCTGGCCCGATCCCAAGCACACCAGCTCGTTCGAGTTCTGCGAGAACGGCGCCAAGGCGGTGGCCTGGGAGGCGACGTCCAAGCGCGCCACGCCACAGGTCTTCGCCGAGCACACGGTCAGCGAACTGCTGACCTGGACCGACCACCAGATCGAGGACCTGGGCCGGTTGACCGAGCCGATGGCCTACGATCCGGCCGACGATCGCTACAAGCCGATCACCTGGGACGAGGCCTTCGCCCGGACGGCGGCGGGGCTTAAGGCCCTGAAGGATCCGAACGAGGCCGAGTTCTACGCCTCGGGCCGGGCCAGCAACGAGGCGGCCTTCCTCTACCAGCTGATGGCGCGGCGGTTCGGGACCAACAATTTCCCCGACTGCTCGAACATGTGCCACGAGCCGACCAGCGTCGGCCTGCCGGACTCGATCGGCCTGGGCAAAGGCTCGGTGACGCTGGAGGACTTCGACCACGCCGACCTGATCATGTGCTTCGGCCACAACCCAGGCACCAACCACCCGCGGATGATGGCCACCCTGCGCGAGGCCAGCCGGCGCGGGGCGACGATCCTGGCTTTCAACCCGCTGAAGGAGCGGGCGCTGGAGAAGTTCGCCTCGCCGCAGGATCCGGTCGAGATGGCGACCCTGTCCTCGACCCCGATCGCCTCGGCCTATTTCCAGGTGAAGATCGGCGGCGACGCCCTGCTGGTGCAGGGCATGATGAAGGCGCTGCTGGCC encodes:
- a CDS encoding alpha/beta fold hydrolase, with product MRIGTSLIALALLVSSLPASAQQSARVEDLAYAHAQRLVEVEPGRRLNLYCIGSGAPTVIFEAGLGDDTSTWGLVQPAIAKRTTTCSYDRAGIGFSDPARRASSASNIADDLHRLLAKAGLKGPYVLVGHSYGGLTSQLYASRYPKDVAAFVGVDPANERQIDAARQAFPKFETELLQPALARKRACVLKVEQGLADAACIDKPDPRMGEALNAVHAELHRKPAYQRAAASEFESMRSGLSGSQLAAEIGSFGSMPLIVLTRPKDTVPLGANETEQTRAILWANWTTMHDALAARSTRGENRNVPATGHYIQLDQPQAVIDAIDDVLDRLKSDPSRLRK
- a CDS encoding TonB-dependent receptor domain-containing protein; its protein translation is MPKIHYLGSASALILLLSAAPPVAQAQTDNTDKDTSAAVEEIVVTGSRIVRRDYASNSPIVTVGKDDIEKLGSVTVDTLLNQMPQFVPSVSSTSNNPSNGGQANIDLRGMGTARTMVLLDGHRVVPSNANGTVDINIIPSALIQNIEVITGGASATYGSDAMAGVVNFKLNNTFNGLQMDAQYGVTEEGDGREKALSVTAGGHYAEGRGHAVLSLGYSERGEVFNASRDFSKISGASSTTPYGRYDATGTNLPSQSAVDAVFAKYGYTAGSVKASANLGFNNDGTLFYNGVNYKGSTAIDYSTIPVNGTYNTGALNLLQLPLTRYTAYAATDYQINEHAQFYGSFNFTHYDSRTVLAPAPAASSTGFSVPVTNPFISDDLAALLASRADPTANFLLRKRFTDVGPRVSETTFNVFQIAGGVRGDTGFKDWTYDVYASYGRSEQNETQSGNVSHSAVQTLLNAADGGASLCDGGYDPFGLQAISASCLSYISRQTKNRTVAEQQVVEANFQGGLFNLPAGEVRGAFGASYKRDTYLFEPDSLLSTGDVVGFNAQDAIDASTNVKELYGELAVPVLKDLPFIKALNLDAGYRLSDYNTVGKVSAYKLDGNWEVVEGLRLRGGYQRAVRAPSIGELYSPQNQDYPSISEDPCAYDSTYRAGSNAATVRALCLAQGVPTAIIDSYTYANTQVNALTGGNPDLKEEKANTFNAGLVWTPRFNHPLLERLSMSVDYYSIDVKDAIGTIDASTALDKCYSAEGNPSGSASNYYCSLFVRSSSTGEIDTLTLTNLNLAEYKTSGVDFQVDWGFGLGAVGLDDRYGAIKVNVIGSYLDSFKVQSLPGEAFAELKGTIGNTQISSTAVSHPEWKYATSVSYLIGPVEVGARWRYIGDMVDASDASEKIGAVNYYDLNATWKITDTYSIRGGVTNLTNKQPPYFYSYVQANTDPSTYDVLGRRFFLAVKAKF
- a CDS encoding UBP-type zinc finger domain-containing protein, encoding MTCMHGDAIRLVTPGTKGCEECLKSGGWWVHLRLCRTCGHVGCCDDSPSRHATAHFRATKHPIIEGYDPPEGWGWCFVDEVFVELPDQTPQVGPIPKFVEG
- a CDS encoding FAD-dependent oxidoreductase; translation: MAGTTFDTRRAQMFPRLEPAEIDRLRRFGQVIHAEAGAALATAGVPSPGLFVVLAGRVAISRRDAHDDRQPIVEHAAGQFIGEIAQLSGRPSLVDVTAITAVEALLIAPERLRAVLVAEAELGERIMRALILRRVSLIETGAGGPIIVGREADAEVIRLSGFLARNGHPFQQLDPDQMDCAKVLIQRFEVDESELPIVLCPNGQILRQPTNHQLGRCIGLVGPIDSDRIYDVAVVGAGPAGLSTAVYAASEGLSVLVLDTRAFGGQAGASARIENYLGFPTGITGMALMGRAYGQAQKFGAELAIPDEVASLVCEDDGKHRYRLALASGETAQAKTVVIASGARYRRLEVENLDRFEGACVHYWASPLEAKLCAGQEVALVGAGNSAGQAAVYLASQVKKVWMIVRGESLAATMSRYLIDRIESTPNIEVVVKSQVVDLEGEDAEGKSGQLSAIRWRGPNGVETTQAISHLFLFIGAAPNTAWLTHCHVELDNHGFVRTGTDLAPGHPLLQTSRKGVYAIGDVRAGSVKRVGAAIGEGAQAVAAIHAYLAEA
- the fdhD gene encoding formate dehydrogenase accessory sulfurtransferase FdhD, encoding MSRSPSERRSAVQWRAGRAPETLARDLPREIAVGLSFDGRPHTVLMATPRDLEELALGFVVTEAVARASDVLEITTKEEEQGILVDVRLAPGVVGKKARPRNLEGRSSCGLCGVQRLADAVRPLPVLGQGVRIRHQAIPRALAALEQEQSLGRLTRATHAAAFFDADGALVLVREDVGRHNALDKLAGAMAREGHDAAAGFVVVTSRCSFEMVEKAARMGCPILVAVSAPTELAIAKAEEANLTLVALARADGHAVFAGGERLVESELEPA